The Treponema phagedenis DNA segment CATAATTTGTTTTTTATCAAAACCCTGTTTCAAAAAAACTTTCTTGGGAATTAAGTGAAAAAATAAATTTTGTATTTTCATTAAGAGCTCAGGCATTTTATATTGAGTCCCTATTAAAACCAGTGAATTAACTTTTTCCGGATTCTCGATAGTATACTTAATAGCGATAAGCCCGCCTAAAGATAAACCGCATAAATTAATAGAATCGGGAAGGCCATTAAATTCTTCAGCAAAATTATTATATGTTTCCGCAAAAGTCCCATTCTCCGAATTAAAGGATAACGATGGGCATATAATCTCATCTTTAAAATCCAAACGTTCAATAACAATATCCCAAGCATTTGCTTTTTGCATTAAACCATGTACAAATACATATTTCATATTCTCCACCGTGCCACAACATCATCAATCGGAATATTTAAATTTTTATTATTCAAAACAGCCTTCTTTTAATTTTCTACTGATTTACAGTATACTATTTATAACAACTTTTTTATAGCCCGCATTATGTTCAAAATTAAAGGAGA contains these protein-coding regions:
- a CDS encoding alpha/beta fold hydrolase; this translates as MKYVFVHGLMQKANAWDIVIERLDFKDEIICPSLSFNSENGTFAETYNNFAEEFNGLPDSINLCGLSLGGLIAIKYTIENPEKVNSLVLIGTQYKMPELLMKIQNLFFHLIPKKVFLKQGFDKKQIMNITKSMYKIDFAKELKSINCPIKIICGLKDKANLKAAKELNKLIKNSSLTLMEQTGHAVNEEKPVELAEILTRFYKELKF